Sequence from the Ornithinimicrobium humiphilum genome:
GCTCACAACATGGGGGCTGTCAAGGGGTCCGGCAGCGAGACCCCCCTCACGGTCCGGGCAACGGTGCGCTGGAAGGATGACCACCATGGGAGCAACGAGGCGACGCCCCACGATGTATGACGTGGCGCGCGAGGCCGGCGTCTCCCACCAGACCGTCTCCCGGGTCATCAACGGCGCGCCCAACGTCGCGCCGGCGACCGCCGAACGGGTGCGGGCGGCGATGGTGGCGCTGGGCTACCGGCCCAGTGCCTCGGCCCGCAGCCTGGCCGCCCGCCGCAGCCGGGTCGTCGGGGTGGTGACCTTCGTGGGGGCCTACTTCGGCCCGACGTCGACCATCCGCGCGGTCGAGGCGGCGGCGCGGGCGCGCGGCTACACGCCCCACACCGTCTCGCTGGCGGGGCTGGGGATGGACCAGGCGCGCTCGCTGCTCGACGACCTGCTGCAGCGCGACGTCGAGGGGCTGGTGGTCGTCGCGCCGACCGACGAGCAGGCCGAGCTCGTCGACTCCGTGCTCCCGCGCGAGCTGCCCGTCCTGGCGCTGGAGGCCCGGCTGCCCGGTCGCCCGCTGGTGGCCAGCGACAACGAGCGCGGCGGCGCGCTCGCTGCCGAGCACCTGCTCGGCTTGGGGCACACCCGGATCGGCCACGTGGCCGGCCCGTCGGACTGGTCCGAGGCCCGGCTGCGGACGGTGGGCTTCGAGGCGGCGCTCGCCGACGCCGGCCTCGAGCCGGTGGTGACCACCTCCGGGGACTGGTCGGCGAGGTCCGGGCACGCGGCCTGGGCCGCCCTGCGCGAGGCCGGGGTGACCGCCGTCTTCGTCGCCAACGACCAGATGGCGCTCGGGCTGCTCTCGGCCATGAGCAAGGAGGGCGTCGGCGTGCCGCAGGGCCTCAGCGTGGTCGGCTACGACAACACCCCCGAGAGCGAGTGGTTCTTCCCCGCCCTGACCACCGTCGAGCAGGAGTTCCGCCGGGCCGGCGAGGTCGGCGTCCGGCAGCTGGTGCGGATGGTGGAGGGGCAGAAGGTCGAGCCGCAGGTGCTCGTGCCTCCGCAGATCGTCGTCCGGAGCAGCACGGCGCCGCCCACGGTCGAGAAGGCGGACGCACGGCATACCCGGGGAAAGCAGGCGGTCCGGTGACCGTCCGCACCGCCCTCGTCGGCTACGGCTCGGGCGGCCGCTACTTCCACGCGCCCTTCCTCGCCGCCGACCCCGACCTGAGCCTCGACGTGATCGTCACCTCCGACCCCGGACGAGCGGCATCGGCGACGGCCGAGCACCCCGGGGCGCGGGTGGTGCCGGACCTGGCGACGGCCCTGGCCGAGCACGCCGGCGAGCTCGACCTCGTCGTCGTCTCGACCCCGCCGGAGCGGCACGCCGAGCAGGTGGCCGCGGCGCTGGAGGCCGGGCTGCACGTCGTCGTGGACAAGCCGATGACGGTGCGGGCCGAGGAGGCGGCGGCGCTCGTCGCGCTCGCGGAGGAGCGTGGTCTCGTCCTCACGGTCTTCCAGAACCGCCGCTGGGACGGTGACTTCCGCACCCTCCGCCGGCTCGTCGACGGGGGTGCGCTGGGCACCGTGCGGCGCTTCGAGTCTCGCTTCGAGACGTGGAAGCCGGTCGAGGCGAAGGCCTGGAAGCAGGCCGGGGCCGACACCGGCGCGGGCGTCCTCTACGACCTCGGCGTCCATCTGGTCGACCAGGCCGTCCAGCTGCTCGGGCCGGTCGCGGACGCCTCCGCCGAGCTCGTGCGGCACCGCCCGGGCGAGGGCGCCGACGACGACAGCCTCGTGGTCCTGCACCACGTCGGTGGTGCCGTCTCGCACCTGCGGATGAGCACGCTGACCCCGCTGCCCGGGCCGCGCTTCCAGGTCGTGGGGTCCGAGGGCGGCTTCCTGTCCTGGGGTCTGGATTCGCAGGAGGCGGCGCTCAAGGACGGCGCGCGGCCGGACGACCCGGGCTTCGGCGAGCGCCACGACGAGGGTGCCGCGGTGGCTGGCGTCGCGGGGCAGGAACGGCCGGTGACGCTGGAGCCGGGCCGCTACGCCGACTTCTACCGGGGGGTCGTGCGAGCGGTGCTCGAGGGGGCGCCGCCACCGGTCGACCCGCGGGACGCCGTGGCCGTGGTCGAGCTGGTCGAGCGGCTGCACCGGGACTTCCCGGTGCGGCGCGGACCGGCGTAGGTCTCAGCCCCGCAGGGCGCTGATCCGCAGCGCCAGGCTCCGGCTCTCGCCGGGCTGGAGCAGCACACCCTCGGGGTCGCGGTTGAACGCGTCGGGCGGGCAGGTCATCGGCTCCACCGCGGCCGCCCGGCGCCCGATGCGCTCGGCCGTGTAGAGCTGCACCCACGGCGCCCCGCTCTCCACGCGCACCCCGGGCGCGGTCGGGTGCGTGAGCTCGACGGCCCAGGCCCCGGGCAGGTCGGTGAACGCGTGGTCGATCGACACGCCCTCGAGGGGGCGCGCGTCGGTGAGGTCGAGGTCCGCCTCGCTGACCGGGACGAGCTCGGTCGGGGTGCTCCGCCCGTCGGTGAGCAGGACCGAGCGGGCGGGCAGGGTGAGCGTGCACTCGTCGAGCGGGCTGCCGTCGCAGGTGACGTAGGGGTGCGTCGAGGCCCCGAAGGGTGCCGCCTGCTCGCCCACGTTGGTGCCCTCGACGGTGATGCCCAGCCCCGCGTCCGCGTCGAGCTCGTAGGCGACCCGGCACGCGATCGAGAAGGGATAGCCGTAGGAGGCCGGCAGGTCGAGCGCGAACGTGGCCGCGCTCGTCGTGCTGGTCACGAGCTCCCACCGCTGGAAGGCCGCGAGCCCGTGCAGCGCGGCGCCGGTCGCGTGCTCGTTGACCGGCAGCTCGTAGGTCGCGCCGGCCACGGCATACCGACCGCCCGCCACGCGGTTGGGCCACGGGACGAGGGTGCGGCCCCGCCAGGAGTCGTCCAGCGCGTCCTCGGGCACCGGGTCGACGAGGCGACGGCCGCCGTGGGTGAGGGTCAGCAGCGTGGCGCCGACCTGCCCGACCGAGGCCTCGTAGGCGCCGGCCCGCAGGTCGACGACGGTGCCGTGGATGCTCATGGTGCCTCCTGGGGAACGCGCGGTGGTCCGACTCTAGACTTCCCGCCATGGCGCCCGTGGAGCCCTCCTCGACCTTCCGATCGCTCTTCGGGCACGACCCGCAGGGGCGCTGGCAGGCACCCGGTCGGGTCAACCTCATCGGCGAGCACACCGACTACAACGACGGGCTGTGCCTGCCGGTGGCGCTGGACCGGCGGACGGTCGTCGCGGCCGCGGCGCGCGACGACGGGCGGCTGCGTGTCGCCTCCCTCGAGGTCCCCGGCGAGGTCGTCGAGGTCGACCTCGCGGAGGTGCGTCCGGGACATCCGCAGGGGTGGGCAGCCTACGTCGCCGGGGTGCTGTGGGCCCTGCGCGAGGCGGGTATGCCGGTCGGCGGGCTCGACCTCGTCCTCACCTCCGACGTCCCGCTCGGGGCCGGGCTGTCCAGCTCCGCGGCCCTCGAGGCGAGCGTCGCGGCCGCTGCCGACGGCGTCTTCGGGCTCGGGCTGCTCGCCGACGACGCCGGCCGGGCGGTGCTCGCCGACGCCTGCCGCCGCGCCGAGAACGAGATCGCCGACGCCCCCACCGGCGGGATGGACCAGGCGATCAGCCTCCGGGCGCGCGAGGGTCACGCGCTCCTGCTCGACTGCCGCGACGGGTCGGTCGAGCACGTCCCGCTGGAGCTGGAGCAGCACGGGCTCGACCTGCTCGTCATCGACACCCGCGCCCCGCACGCGCTGGTGGACGGGCAGTACGGCGCGCGCCGCCGCGACTGCGAGGAGGCCGCCCGGCTGCTCGGTGTCGCCAGCCTCCGGGAGGTCGACCCGACCGGGCTGGACGAGGCTCTCGGCCGGCTGGAGGAGGAACGGGTGCGCCGGCGGGTGCGTCACGTGGTCACCGAGATCGAGCGGGTCCGGCGGTGCGCCGACGCCCTGCGCGCCGGGGACCTCGAGGAGGTCGGCCGGCTGTTCTGCGCGTCCCACGACTCGTTGCGCGACGACTACGAGGTGTCCTGCCCCGAGCTCGACACCGCGGTGACGGCCGCGCTGCGGGCGGGTGCCCTGGGGGCCCGGATGACGGGCGGCGGCTTCGGCGGCTCGGCGATCGCACTGGTGCGCCGGGAGGCGCTGGACGTCACCGTCCGGACGGTCCGGGACGACTTCGCCGCGGCGGGCATGGGGGAGCCGGCGTTCCTCGTGCTGGAGCGGGCGGGCGGCCCCGCGGGGCCCGTCCACGGCTGAGCGCAGGGCGGCCCTCAGGCCTCTCCGAGGACCGCCCCGTCGGGCACCCGGCCACCCTCGGGACCGAGCGTGACCTCGCCGTGGACGGTGACGTCATACCCGAAGGACCAGTCGCCCTCGACGGTGAACGTGCGCGCCCCGCGCAGCGACGGCGTCCCGTGGGGCATCCGGGCGTCGAGGTCGGCGACCGCCCCGTAGTGCTGCTTGGCGAGCGTCACGACGGGCGCCACGGTCGGCTCCTGCACGAGGCGGGAGTCGTCGTCGAGCCGGTAGACGTCGGAGCGCAGCAGGACCAGCTCGTTGGTGGTCTTCACCGGCCGGAAGCGTTCCCGCGTCACGCCGAGGGCCACCGCGTCGTCGAAGAGCTCGATCGCCCCGCCCATCGCGGTCTCGACCTGGACGACGGGCGGCGAGGTGGGATCGACCGGGTCGACGGTCTTGGCGTTGCGGATCAGCGGCAGCGGCAGCACGCCGTCGTGCTCGACGAGCACCCCGCGCAGCCGCTCGAGGTCGAACCACAGGTTGTTGCAGTGCACCCAGGGGTGGCGCGTCTCGTCGGTGAAGTGGTGCATCTCCTCGGGCGCGGTCTGTGCGGTGTCGCGCAGCACGAGGCGACCGTCGGAGCGACGCCGCGCGAGGTGGCCGCCCTTGCGGTCCATCGGCGTGCGCGGGCACACCTCGGCGGCGTAGCCGGCGCCGCTGCGCGCGAACCACGCCGCCACGCGCCCGTCGGGCACCGCCCCGAGGTTGTCGATGTTGGAGACGAAGAGGTGCCGGTAGCCGGCCTCCAGCAGGGTGGCCAGCAGCCCGGTCGACAGCAGCGTCGGGTAGAGGTCGCCGTGGCCAGGCGGGCACCACTCCAGCCGCGGGTCCGCCGGCCACGACACGGGGGTGAGGTCGTCGGCGCGCAGCTTGGGCTCCTGGCTCTGCAGGACGTCCAGCGGTATGCCGTGCACCGGCAGGTCGGGATGGCGCCGCAGGTGCGCGAGGGTGGCGTCGCGGGTGCTGAACGAGTCGAGCAGGACCAGCGGCAGCGGCGCCCCCGTCCGCTCGCGGGCGGCGAGCACCTGGCGGACGGTGAGGTCGAGGAAGGTCAGCTCGCCGCGGACCGGGAGCAGCGACTTGGGGCCGGCGAGGCCCATCGAGGTGCCGAGCCCGCCGTTGAGCTTGAGGACCGCGGTGGCCGAGAGCGCCTCGGCCTCCTCGTCGGGGGTGGCCTCGACGTCCGCCAGCAGCACGGGGTCGTCGAGGGGCGCGATGGTGTCCTCGCGGACGAGGCCGGTCGCGCCGCTCTCTAGCTCGCGGTAGTGCAGCGCGAAGGCCTCGCGTGCCGGCCGGCTCACCCCCGCGGCCTCCATGAGCTCCAGCGCGCGTCGCAGTCCCTCGGTGCTCACGCCTGCAGGGTAGCCAGGGCGCTCGGCGTCGCGGCGACCGCGGGTCACGTCGGACCGGTCAGCGGAGGGTGGAGACGACCATCGTGGCCAGCACGACGAGGAGCAGCCCGATGTAGCCGACGGCGTGCACGCGGTCGCCGATCCGTGGCGGGCGGCGGCGCAGGATCACCACGGCCGGCAACCCGCCGGCGAGCAGCAGGGCGGCCGAGCGCACGTCGACGGCGCCGAGCAGGGTGGTCGTCGACCCGGCGGTGCCGACGGGGTTGCCGAGCAGGAAGACGACCGTGGCCGGGAGGCTGATCGCCAGCGTGAGCGGGTTGGCCAGGGCGGCGACGGAGTGCATGCCCAGGCCGGAGCGGCGCAGCAGCGGGACGGTCATCATGCTGCCGCCGACGCCGAGGAAGGAGGCGAGCGCCCCGATCGGCAGCCCCAGCCA
This genomic interval carries:
- a CDS encoding LacI family DNA-binding transcriptional regulator, which produces MGATRRRPTMYDVAREAGVSHQTVSRVINGAPNVAPATAERVRAAMVALGYRPSASARSLAARRSRVVGVVTFVGAYFGPTSTIRAVEAAARARGYTPHTVSLAGLGMDQARSLLDDLLQRDVEGLVVVAPTDEQAELVDSVLPRELPVLALEARLPGRPLVASDNERGGALAAEHLLGLGHTRIGHVAGPSDWSEARLRTVGFEAALADAGLEPVVTTSGDWSARSGHAAWAALREAGVTAVFVANDQMALGLLSAMSKEGVGVPQGLSVVGYDNTPESEWFFPALTTVEQEFRRAGEVGVRQLVRMVEGQKVEPQVLVPPQIVVRSSTAPPTVEKADARHTRGKQAVR
- a CDS encoding Gfo/Idh/MocA family oxidoreductase; this translates as MTVRTALVGYGSGGRYFHAPFLAADPDLSLDVIVTSDPGRAASATAEHPGARVVPDLATALAEHAGELDLVVVSTPPERHAEQVAAALEAGLHVVVDKPMTVRAEEAAALVALAEERGLVLTVFQNRRWDGDFRTLRRLVDGGALGTVRRFESRFETWKPVEAKAWKQAGADTGAGVLYDLGVHLVDQAVQLLGPVADASAELVRHRPGEGADDDSLVVLHHVGGAVSHLRMSTLTPLPGPRFQVVGSEGGFLSWGLDSQEAALKDGARPDDPGFGERHDEGAAVAGVAGQERPVTLEPGRYADFYRGVVRAVLEGAPPPVDPRDAVAVVELVERLHRDFPVRRGPA
- a CDS encoding aldose-1-epimerase, giving the protein MSIHGTVVDLRAGAYEASVGQVGATLLTLTHGGRRLVDPVPEDALDDSWRGRTLVPWPNRVAGGRYAVAGATYELPVNEHATGAALHGLAAFQRWELVTSTTSAATFALDLPASYGYPFSIACRVAYELDADAGLGITVEGTNVGEQAAPFGASTHPYVTCDGSPLDECTLTLPARSVLLTDGRSTPTELVPVSEADLDLTDARPLEGVSIDHAFTDLPGAWAVELTHPTAPGVRVESGAPWVQLYTAERIGRRAAAVEPMTCPPDAFNRDPEGVLLQPGESRSLALRISALRG
- the galK gene encoding galactokinase, whose translation is MAPVEPSSTFRSLFGHDPQGRWQAPGRVNLIGEHTDYNDGLCLPVALDRRTVVAAAARDDGRLRVASLEVPGEVVEVDLAEVRPGHPQGWAAYVAGVLWALREAGMPVGGLDLVLTSDVPLGAGLSSSAALEASVAAAADGVFGLGLLADDAGRAVLADACRRAENEIADAPTGGMDQAISLRAREGHALLLDCRDGSVEHVPLELEQHGLDLLVIDTRAPHALVDGQYGARRRDCEEAARLLGVASLREVDPTGLDEALGRLEEERVRRRVRHVVTEIERVRRCADALRAGDLEEVGRLFCASHDSLRDDYEVSCPELDTAVTAALRAGALGARMTGGGFGGSAIALVRREALDVTVRTVRDDFAAAGMGEPAFLVLERAGGPAGPVHG
- a CDS encoding UTP--glucose-1-phosphate uridylyltransferase — translated: MSTEGLRRALELMEAAGVSRPAREAFALHYRELESGATGLVREDTIAPLDDPVLLADVEATPDEEAEALSATAVLKLNGGLGTSMGLAGPKSLLPVRGELTFLDLTVRQVLAARERTGAPLPLVLLDSFSTRDATLAHLRRHPDLPVHGIPLDVLQSQEPKLRADDLTPVSWPADPRLEWCPPGHGDLYPTLLSTGLLATLLEAGYRHLFVSNIDNLGAVPDGRVAAWFARSGAGYAAEVCPRTPMDRKGGHLARRRSDGRLVLRDTAQTAPEEMHHFTDETRHPWVHCNNLWFDLERLRGVLVEHDGVLPLPLIRNAKTVDPVDPTSPPVVQVETAMGGAIELFDDAVALGVTRERFRPVKTTNELVLLRSDVYRLDDDSRLVQEPTVAPVVTLAKQHYGAVADLDARMPHGTPSLRGARTFTVEGDWSFGYDVTVHGEVTLGPEGGRVPDGAVLGEA